From one Deltaproteobacteria bacterium genomic stretch:
- a CDS encoding FecR family protein, which produces MGRKGRGVFACVLLALSVLLATPVGALAARVEVRKMLDTSSLGDPFVFDVDPAGAVLVLTRDNIYDAGSGDFLFGEPLTNPGGLAFAGGKLQFLANGGLFVVDGGGARKLLDVPLSSRVFVPDAERTYIGGITETGRSVLFLYKEGMGHKALLELDAPIDAMALARGKLFFSVGPRIYVLGEGGPAKLFAHLPGFPHIPSIAVDDKNGLLYFSDGENLYAVHGSDFVVVRRGVGGMLRCREGDLYVLSWRDHALFRLSGLSEAFSATGALVPIEDPCKAPVLSLYCEAEKKRAVLKTLAALEGSVAPGDAAARDELDAYMAAQKTKFERTTAALEKEAATGTKGILWGGGAEPKAIGANAAIATEGKGVGLNLWDGSGIKVGPDSKAVVGDCGPSLECRLTLEKGLLYFEASKPPVEGMAGPTPREFLIATDALSLRFGSARLAVFASRDQTAVVVMEGRVKAVTPRGESAIVTSGEMLDAQSGEPLGTPKPAEMERINRWWEEIR; this is translated from the coding sequence ATGGGAAGGAAAGGCCGCGGCGTCTTCGCATGCGTGTTGCTGGCGCTGTCGGTCCTTCTCGCGACGCCGGTCGGGGCCTTGGCCGCAAGAGTCGAAGTCCGGAAGATGCTCGACACATCCTCCCTCGGCGACCCGTTCGTTTTCGACGTGGATCCGGCGGGCGCCGTCCTCGTTCTCACCCGGGACAACATCTACGATGCGGGCTCGGGGGATTTCCTGTTCGGCGAGCCCCTGACGAATCCCGGGGGACTCGCCTTCGCCGGCGGGAAGCTGCAGTTCCTCGCGAACGGCGGCCTCTTCGTCGTGGACGGGGGGGGGGCCAGGAAGCTCCTCGATGTTCCCCTTTCGAGCCGCGTCTTCGTCCCGGACGCGGAACGGACTTATATCGGCGGGATCACGGAGACCGGCAGATCGGTGCTGTTCCTTTACAAGGAGGGGATGGGACACAAGGCGCTGCTCGAGCTCGACGCCCCCATCGACGCCATGGCCCTCGCGCGGGGAAAACTGTTTTTTTCCGTCGGCCCGAGGATCTACGTTCTCGGAGAGGGCGGCCCCGCGAAACTATTCGCGCACCTTCCGGGCTTTCCGCACATCCCTTCCATCGCGGTCGATGACAAAAACGGACTGCTCTACTTCTCGGACGGCGAAAACCTCTACGCCGTGCACGGCAGCGACTTCGTCGTCGTCCGGCGAGGCGTCGGGGGAATGCTCCGGTGCCGGGAAGGCGATCTCTACGTCCTTTCCTGGCGCGACCACGCACTGTTCCGGTTGAGCGGCCTCTCCGAGGCATTCTCCGCCACCGGGGCGCTCGTTCCCATCGAGGATCCGTGCAAGGCGCCTGTCCTGTCGCTCTATTGCGAGGCGGAGAAGAAACGGGCGGTCCTCAAGACCCTGGCGGCGCTCGAAGGCTCGGTGGCTCCCGGGGACGCCGCCGCCCGTGACGAACTGGACGCCTACATGGCCGCGCAGAAAACGAAGTTCGAACGGACCACGGCCGCGCTCGAAAAGGAGGCGGCGACAGGGACGAAAGGGATCCTGTGGGGCGGCGGGGCCGAGCCGAAGGCGATCGGCGCCAACGCCGCGATCGCGACGGAAGGGAAAGGGGTGGGCCTCAACCTCTGGGACGGGAGCGGGATCAAGGTCGGGCCGGACTCGAAGGCGGTCGTCGGCGATTGCGGGCCGTCGCTGGAATGCAGGCTGACGTTGGAGAAGGGCCTTCTTTATTTCGAAGCAAGCAAGCCGCCCGTCGAGGGGATGGCGGGTCCGACGCCCCGGGAATTCCTAATCGCCACCGATGCCCTGAGCTTGAGATTCGGCTCGGCGCGGCTTGCGGTATTCGCCTCCAGGGACCAGACCGCCGTCGTCGTGATGGAGGGCCGGGTAAAGGCCGTGACGCCGCGGGGCGAGTCGGCAATCGTGACGTCCGGCGAGATGCTCGACGCGCAGAGCGGCGAACCGTTGGGGACGCCAAAGCCGGCAGAGATGGAGAGAATAAACAGGTGGTGGGAGGAGATCCGATGA